A section of the Primulina eburnea isolate SZY01 chromosome 1, ASM2296580v1, whole genome shotgun sequence genome encodes:
- the LOC140807241 gene encoding uncharacterized protein — protein MRFLEVAPPPPPPMDAATRVLEGMARLLEQVQQAPRPRVDVFEKFIRLNLKEFRGTTDPFLAEGWNPSLELHFQYLDMRDDDQVKCTAYMLRDDSSLWWGGAAHGVNLATLTWEQFKEMFYVKYFPEDVKGRLTREFMSLQQGDLSMADFIRKFDRGCHFVPLIARDAAQKLRHFMDGLRPTLRGMLCR, from the coding sequence atgagattcctggaggtggcaccaccaccaccaccacctatGGATGCAGCTACTCGTGTACTAGAGGGTATGGCTAGACTATTGGAGCAGGTACAGCAAGCTCCTAGACCTCGGGTCGATGTTTTTGAGAAGTTTATACGGCTCAACCTGAAGGAGTTCAGGGGCACCACTGATCCATTCCTAGCAGAGGGTTGGAATCCATCTCTAGAGCTGCATTTTCAGTACCTTGATATGAGGGACGATGACCAGGTCAAGTGCACCGCTTATATGCTGAGGGATGACTCATCCCTATGGTGGGGTGGAGCTGCCCACGGAGTGAACTTGGCCACCCTCACTTGGGAGCAGTTCAAGGAGATGTTCTACGTCAAGTATTTCCCAGAGGATGTCAAGGGTCGCCTGACGAGGGAGTTCATGAGTCTCCAACAGGGGGACTTATCTATGGCGGATTTTATCCGCAAGTTTGATAGGGGCTGCCATTTTGTGCCCTTGATTGCTAGAGATGCCGCtcagaagctgaggcattttatggacgGACTGAGACCCACCCTGCGCGGGATGTTATGTAGATGA